The DNA segment CCGTCCTGTTCAAAGACAAAGGGGGGCATGTTTGCGGCGACGCCGACCCGCAATACTTCTGCATCGGATTTCTGATTCGACGAGGAGCCTGTCGAACCGGGATTCGGAGCGGTTTGGCAGCCTCCGAGAAGCAGGGCAAAGCAGGTAATGAAGATGCTGGTAAAGGAGCGCATAAGCCGATCAGAAATGGTGGAGAACATGGGAGAGTCCGGAGCCGTTAAATCCATAGGCTTTTCCCATGGGGTCAAGGGAAATGCAGGCGTCGCCGTGGGGGCAGCGGCATCTCCGGGCGATTTATTGAGACGGTTGTTGTTGGATTGGTAAGGCTTGAAGATGATCGTCTGCCCATTGGTTTCGAAGAATCGTGAGTTGTGCAAATTGTTGCTCAATCATTGCTCTGAGGATTGGATCCCGGCTTAGTTGGGGGCGCACTGTTTCGGGTGCGTCTCGCAGGCCGCGCAGACCTTGACTGATCTCCGTAGGAGAGCTCTTGCGGAGGGGAAGACGATGCCACTTGTCTTTGCCCAAAGGGGTGGGGGCGGCGAACCGTTTTAAACCATTTTGGCATCTTTTTATGGGGCGCGGGCTGGTTTCGAAAATGGGCGGCAGTTGGACCGGGTTGTAGCTGAGGTCCATGGATTTGCACCAATCCCACCATTTAAATTCGTTGATTTGGCTGAACATGTGGACCGGGATCCACGGGATTCGGAGAGAGTCAGCGACGATTACGCCATGCATGGCTTCAGACAGTAGGAGCTCGCACTGGCTGATTTCGTGAAGAACTCTCTCGACCGATCCCTCCGGGTTGATGAAATGGAGGCCGTGTCTGGGGCAGTGAGTTGCCCAGTCCACGGCATGGATACTCCGATGATGGGGCATCCAGCCGATCGTGTTGCGGGTCTTCGGCGGTTCAGGAACGAAGTCTCGAATCAGGAGTCCGGGGTCGGAGAACACCATTTCTGATGGAAGGCCGAGCTCTTTCGCGGTCAAAGGGCCTCGAACTCCATAGATTTTCCAAGAGGAATCCATTCGGAGGTTTTCGTCTCCAGCCCACCCGGATCCGAATATATACTTCTTGGGAGTAGTCGGTAGCTTGTGGTTGAGGATTGTCCCTATGCCGAGAAAGAGGCTTTCGACTTCTTCTGAAAGCAACTCGGGGGCAAGTTGAGACCAGAGCCATGGGTTAAGCTCATCTCCAAAATTTTGGTTCCTGCAGTAGTGAAGCATCCGAGCGAGTTGATCTCTGCTTTGTAGCGGGAGGGGTGAGTCGATTCCAAGAATATTCGAAGATAGTCGAAACTGGGCATGACAGAAACCTGACATTCTTCTGACGGAGCCCTGACGACATTCTCCGCGTGATTGGGCACAATGGAGGAGTAAATCACGAGGCCGCCCGAGAACGGCGGTCGATATAACAAAAGGAAATCTCATGAAACTTATCCAAAAATATTTATGCAGAGCGTCAGTCCTCGTTGGGTTGCTCGGCTCTATTTCATTTCTCACTGCCGGTTCACCCCAAGAGCCGATCCGGGTCGACGCCCGTTTAGACCGTCCGGTAGTCTACGCCAATCAGAGTGGGAAGGTGGTTGTCC comes from the Puniceicoccus vermicola genome and includes:
- a CDS encoding polysaccharide pyruvyl transferase family protein — encoded protein: MDSSWKIYGVRGPLTAKELGLPSEMVFSDPGLLIRDFVPEPPKTRNTIGWMPHHRSIHAVDWATHCPRHGLHFINPEGSVERVLHEISQCELLLSEAMHGVIVADSLRIPWIPVHMFSQINEFKWWDWCKSMDLSYNPVQLPPIFETSPRPIKRCQNGLKRFAAPTPLGKDKWHRLPLRKSSPTEISQGLRGLRDAPETVRPQLSRDPILRAMIEQQFAQLTILRNQWADDHLQALPIQQQPSQ